One genomic window of Hymenobacter sp. J193 includes the following:
- the rpe gene encoding ribulose-phosphate 3-epimerase codes for MTAPRRPIPLLAPSLLASDFANLQAETEMLARSAADWLHCDVMDGRFVPNISFGLPVLQAIHRHARQPLDVHLMIEEPQHYLAAFRDAGAANLTVHYEACPHLHRVIQQIKQLGCRAGVALNPHTPVWVLEDIAADLDLVCIMSVNPGFGGQSFIPNTLRKVAALKELLVDCGSPALIEIDGGVSSDNAAALVQAGADVLVAGSFVFNSADPVRTLAELREQVSATVATEEAE; via the coding sequence ATGACCGCACCTCGCCGCCCCATACCGCTGCTGGCTCCTTCCTTGCTGGCCTCCGACTTTGCCAACCTGCAGGCTGAAACCGAAATGCTGGCCCGCAGCGCCGCCGACTGGCTGCACTGCGACGTGATGGACGGCCGCTTCGTGCCCAATATCTCCTTTGGCCTGCCTGTGCTTCAGGCCATCCACCGCCATGCCCGCCAGCCCCTGGATGTGCACCTCATGATAGAGGAGCCCCAGCACTACCTGGCCGCTTTCCGCGACGCGGGCGCCGCCAACCTCACCGTACACTACGAGGCCTGCCCGCACTTGCACCGCGTAATACAGCAGATCAAGCAGCTGGGCTGCCGGGCCGGCGTGGCCCTCAACCCGCACACTCCCGTGTGGGTGCTCGAAGACATTGCCGCCGACCTCGACCTGGTGTGCATCATGTCCGTAAACCCCGGCTTCGGGGGCCAGAGCTTTATTCCAAATACCCTGCGCAAAGTAGCGGCCCTCAAGGAGCTATTGGTGGATTGCGGCTCGCCCGCGCTGATTGAAATCGATGGGGGCGTGAGCAGCGACAACGCCGCTGCCCTGGTGCAGGCGGGCGCCGACGTGCTGGTAGCCGGCTCCTTTGTGTTCAACTCCGCTGACCCCGTGCGGACGCTGGCCGAGCTGCGCGAGCAGGTAAGTGCCACCGTAGCTACTGAGGAAGCCGAATGA